The following coding sequences are from one Gossypium raimondii isolate GPD5lz chromosome 4, ASM2569854v1, whole genome shotgun sequence window:
- the LOC105779651 gene encoding indole-3-acetic acid-amido synthetase GH3.17-like isoform X3 codes for MATNGCEGRLKMIEELTTNAEQIQDEVLGEILRRNAGTEYLRGYLHGQTEKQLFKKNVPMVTYEDLKPYIDRIANGETSDILLAEPITGFFLSSGTSGGQPKLMPVTAEVANKWELFRGLYESPAMKHFGDINQAGKRLELMFARPEIETPSGLKAASVSTSIYNECNFRANLPKLYTSPVETIFCPDPNQGLYCQLLFGLIQRDEVVKVGSVFASTVLRGIKFLENHWQELCYDIKTGRLSDWITDSGCRNAASLVMKPNPEQADLIETICNCKSWEGIIRKLWPKARYIWCICTGIMRQYTTELEFYCRGLPLVSDLYACSEAICGMNLEPLCKPCDISYTFLPNMAYFEFLPVKNERDGSIEMKSNNEDTELVDLVNVKAGQCYELVVTTCAGLYRYKVGDVLMVSGFYNNAPQFQFVERKNVILSVDQEKTSETDLFKAVTEAKALLDPLGFILTEYTSYVDTSSAPGHYVLFWEIKGKEGTHCKELDPKIMVECCSRMEESLHYTYKIYRKRNIIAALEIRVVKQGSFEALMDYYVSKGTSLSQYKKPSCIKSEEAMKILDSRVIGKYFSPKSPL; via the exons ATGGCAACGAATGGGTGTGAAGGTAGGTTGAAGATGATTGAGGAACTTACCACAAATGCTGAGCAAATTCAAGACGAGGTATTGGGGGAAATACTACGTCGAAATGCAGGAACGGAGTATTTAAGGGGATACCTCCATGGTCAAACCGAGAAGCAGCTCTTTAAGAAAAATGTTCCCATGGTTACTTATGAAGATCTCAAGCCTTACATAGATAGGATTGCTAATGGGGAGACATCAGATATCCTTTTAGCTGAACCCATTACAGGGTTCTTTTTAAG CTCTGGGACTTCAGGCGGGCAGCCAAAGCTGATGCCTGTCACTGCTGAAGTTGCTAATAAGTGGGAATTATTTCGTGGCTTGTACGAGTCTCCTGCGATGAA GCACTTTGGTGACATCAACCAAGCCGGTAAAAGACTGGAGCTTATGTTTGCCAGACCAGAGATTGAAACTCCTAGTGGCCTCAAGGCAGCATCTGTTTCAACGAGCATATACAACGAGTGTAATTTTAGAGCCAATTTGCCTAAGCTTTACACAAGCCCCGTTGAGACCATCTTTTGCCCAGACCCCAACCAGGGCTTATACTGTCAATTACTTTTTGGTTTAATCCAACGAGACGAAGTTGTCAAGGTTGGTTCAGTCTTTGCATCTACGGTGCTAAGAGGTATCAAGTTTCTAGAAAATCACTGGCAAGAGCTATGCTATGACATAAAAACAGGTCGATTAAGCGATTGGATCACCGACTCAGGATGCAGAAATGCAGCATCATTGGTCATGAAGCCTAATCCAGAACAGGCTGACTTGATAGAAACTATATGTAATTGTAAATCATGGGAAGGAATAATCAGAAAGTTATGGCCTAAAGCAAGGTATATTTGGTGCATTTGTACTGGCATTATGAGACAGTATACTACAGAACTCGAGTTCTATTGCAGAGGGCTCCCTTTAGTTTCAGATTTATATGCTTGCTCGGAAGCTATTTGTGGGATGAACTTAGAACCTCTATGCAAACCTTGTGATATCTCCTACACATTTCTCCCTAACATGGCTTACTTCGAATTCCTTCCAGTAAAGAATGAACGTGATGGATCTATTGAAATGAAGAGCAACAATGAAGATACTGAACTTGTTGATCTTGTAAATGTGAAGGCTGGTCAGTGTTATGAACTAGTTGTCACAACTTGTGCAG GATTATATCGATATAAAGTTGGAGATGTTCTTATGGTGAGTGGTTTCTACAATAATGCACCTCAATTCCAATTTGTGGAGAGGAAAAATGTTATCCTAAGTGTTGATCAGGAAAAAACAAGCGAAACAGACCTTTTCAAGGCTGTGACAGAAGCAAAGGCTCTTCTCGATCCACTCGGATTCATCTTGACAGAGTACACTAGCTACGTTGATACTTCTTCTGCACCAGGTCACTATGTATTATTTTGGGAGATCAAGGGAAAAGAAGGCACGCATTGCAAAGAACTTGACCCAAAGATAATGGTAGAGTGTTGCTCTAGAATGGAAGAGTCATTgcattatacatataaaatctaTAGGAAAAGGAACATAATTGCAGCTTTGGAGATTAGGGTGGTAAAGCAAGGAAGTTTTGAGGCACTAATGGATTACTATGTGTCCAAAGGAACTTCATTGAGCCAATACAAAAAACCTAGTTGCATTAAATCTGAGGAAGCCATGAAGATATTAGATTCAAGAGTGATAGGAAAGTATTTCAGTCCCAAATCACCGTTATAA